TTTGCTGTATTTTCTTTCCTACAAAATCTAGCTATGTTACTACAAAATTCATGCAAAAATCTTAAGGTGtaatacataaaatttttaGGTGTAAACttcttatttattaaaaaatctaatcatAATTAACAATCTCTCATAACATTACACAAATAGCAAATGCTTTGTTTGTGTGAAGGTTTAGGGATTAAATTAGATTTATTTTAGGCCGCTGATGGAATCTTACTATCTTAAGCTTTTTGTAGCACcttctttgctttgtttacCCACAAGCTGAATAGATCGTCCGcgaacaaaacaaaatgcaccttaataagcaaaacaaaacgagatccaaaaaaaagtgtcagtaaaaaaaaagtgtcagtCACTTCGCGGATTGAATCCATGGAAGTGTAACAATCTAGACAAGAAAAACTATCTTTACCTCTTTCAAGTCATCAGAGAACTGTTTGATTGTTGATATACCAATCTCAGCAGCTTCATCAAAAGGATAtctaatgaaaaacaaaacattgagagataaggtttctttcttttcactttgCAAAAGCTTTCCAAGATTGTCAATCACTAATGGTACATAATTAGCTGGATCAGTATTGTCGCATATCTAAATTACTTAAGTCTCTGGTTGTGACAACTTTACCCGTAAATCCCACAAGATATGGCAGGAAACGCAatgtatttgatgttgttttccTTTGCCACTCTCAGACTATTTCTGTAGCAAACAGAAAGATGAAACTGTTTGTTCAGAGGAAAATATGTCTTATGTATGGTTCAGTAGAGTAAACAAACAAGTGAAAACTATGATTCTCCTTACTTGTAAGCATTTGTGAGGGATTCTTTAGGGTTGACATCTGAGTCATAGATCGGTCCAACGGTGTGAATCACACGAGATGCAGGCAAGTTAAAACCCCTGTTCCAATATCAGTCAGCAATcctaatttcaaaaaaaaaaacacaggtCACATGAGAAGACTAAGAGAGTAACTCACGGAGTAATCCTTGCTTCTCCTGTTGGACAACGGGCTCCAGGAAGAACTTCAGGAACCTCATAGCATGCTGCTCTGAGTTGTGGTCCAGCAGCTCTATGTATTGCTGTCACAAACATAATCAAGATTTTGCATTCAGAATTCAGTTTATACCTAACACAGGTCACCAAAACAGCAATGGATCCTAAAACTTACCTCCAtcagcaccaccaccacctaACATACGTTGATTTGCTGGATTGACCTGAAGAAACAAACTGCTAAAGTTTAAAAAACGTAATGATGCATCAAATTGGAGAGACCTAATTGTGATCCAAGAACCTATCAACTAGTTTCTCTACCAATTTAATCGAATTCTAGGAATCTATCTATTTGCCTACAAACCAATCCCTAGAAATTTGGAATTTGATAGTGAAAAGAGAGACTTTACAATAGCATCGGAGGAGCCATCGACGGACCACTTGGTGATATCGCCTTTAAGGATCTTGAGAAGGCTAGAATCAGACAAATTGAAAACTGCTCCTTCGTCTCCAGAAGCCatggatgaggatgatgatgatgatgatgatacagttGTCAAGCGAGAAGTCCTCGTGGGAGAAGAGACCGTTAACGAAGAAGCAGCAGTGGGGAACGGATTGACGGcgaaggaggtggtggtggagatcagAGAAGCTCTTGATGAGGTTAGGATCGAGCTCGTCGAGTGTAGTAGTAGTAATCTAGGGAGACTCAAGCTTCCCACTCCACAGGTCAACCATAGTCGTCTCATTTGAGAGTCCGTCGCCTACTGCTCTCTCGCTCACGGGGTTTTGGCCCATTACTAATAGTGATTCTAATGGGCCTATTCATAGCCCATATAAGATGAGAAAACACTCTAATGAAAAGACTTTATAAATTTcaacacattttttattttatctctcAAAAGCTTTGTGTTCCCTTGTTGTGCTATGTGACGAATACAAAAGTTTACTACGACATGAGACAATGGACTATTTTTGCTGTGGCCTGTGGGTGCATAAACAGCTAAGCCATTTTGAAACAACAGTTGAGATTACTGAAGAATCGAGTTTTGGTTGTATTCTGCGAAGGGGAGAAGTTGGGGCCTTGTGGTGGAGGTAACAAGTCATTTGCCTTGTTCAGCCACACCGTGTATGTCTCTTCgttaaacataacaaaatgtacctgataaaatattttacatttgtcaGTAACACGGCGTTAAAACACTTACTAAACTGAGATAGGGACTttattagcattttttttttgaagcatATGATTAGTTGAAGTGATAAATGTCGTAGTGGGAAGGCAAGTAAGTTTACCACTTTAAAATCTTGACCAAATTGCTTAACAGTGGAGATGGCTATAGAAGCAGCTTCATCCAAAGGATACCTAACAATCAGATGAAGACACAAAAAccatttgaatttgttttatctctttAGATGGTTCACAGACTGGGAGAAATcttttgaaaacatatataccAAGAACGCAAAGATCAAGTATCTGAGTCTTCCTAAAATTTTAACTGAAAATACCACAAGTTATTGCAGTAAATGCAATGTACTGAATGTTATTGTCTTTGGCTACTCTCAGACTGTTCCTGTTACCAAAACAAGTATAGA
The Camelina sativa cultivar DH55 chromosome 6, Cs, whole genome shotgun sequence genome window above contains:
- the LOC104792927 gene encoding uncharacterized protein LOC104792927, coding for MRRLWLTCGVGSLSLPRLLLLHSTSSILTSSRASLISTTTSFAVNPFPTAASSLTVSSPTRTSRLTTVSSSSSSSSSMASGDEGAVFNLSDSSLLKILKGDITKWSVDGSSDAIVNPANQRMLGGGGADGAIHRAAGPQLRAACYEVPEVLPGARCPTGEARITPGFNLPASRVIHTVGPIYDSDVNPKESLTNAYKNSLRVAKENNIKYIAFPAISCGIYGYPFDEAAEIGISTIKQFSDDLKEVHFVLFADDLFSLWVNKAKKVLQKA